One Pseudomonas brassicacearum genomic region harbors:
- a CDS encoding amino acid aminotransferase codes for MSLFSAVELAPRDPILGLNEAFNADTRTNKVNLGVGVYCNEEGRIPLLRAVVEAETTRVAQHVSRGYLPIDGIAAYDQAVQTLLFGKDSPLIASGRVITTQAVGGTGALKIGADFLKQLLPDAVVAISDPSWENHRALFETAGFPVQNYRYYDAATHDVNRSGLLEDLNALPDRSIVVLHACCHNPTGVDLSPQDWKNVLAVVKAKNHVPFLDMAYQGFGEGIDEDAAAVRLFAESGLTFFASSSFSKSFSLYGERVGALSIVSESKEESARVLSQVKRVIRTNYSNPPTHGASIVAAVLNSPELRAQWEAELAEMRLRIRGMRNQMVDMLAKAAPQHDFSFVARQSGMFSYSGLTVEQVTRLRNEFGIYALDTGRICVAALNQNNIDAVTKAIVQVI; via the coding sequence ATGAGCCTGTTTTCCGCTGTCGAATTGGCACCCCGCGACCCCATCCTGGGCCTCAACGAAGCATTCAACGCCGACACCCGTACCAATAAGGTCAACCTGGGCGTGGGTGTTTACTGCAACGAGGAGGGGCGCATTCCACTCCTGCGCGCCGTTGTCGAAGCCGAGACGACTCGCGTGGCTCAGCACGTATCCCGTGGCTACCTGCCCATCGATGGCATTGCCGCCTACGACCAGGCGGTCCAGACCTTGTTGTTTGGCAAGGACAGCCCGCTGATCGCCTCCGGTCGCGTCATCACCACCCAGGCCGTGGGCGGCACCGGTGCACTGAAGATCGGTGCCGACTTCCTCAAGCAACTGCTGCCTGACGCCGTCGTGGCCATCAGCGACCCGAGCTGGGAAAACCACCGCGCCCTGTTCGAAACCGCCGGCTTCCCGGTGCAGAACTACCGCTACTACGACGCTGCCACCCATGACGTGAACCGCAGCGGCCTGCTGGAAGACCTCAACGCCCTGCCCGACCGTTCGATCGTTGTGCTGCACGCCTGCTGCCACAACCCGACCGGCGTGGACCTGAGCCCGCAAGACTGGAAAAACGTGCTGGCCGTGGTCAAGGCCAAGAACCACGTTCCCTTCCTGGACATGGCCTACCAGGGCTTTGGCGAAGGCATCGACGAAGACGCCGCGGCCGTGCGCCTGTTCGCCGAGTCGGGCCTGACCTTCTTTGCGTCCAGCTCGTTCTCCAAGTCGTTCTCCCTGTACGGCGAGCGCGTTGGCGCCCTGTCGATCGTCAGCGAATCGAAAGAAGAAAGTGCCCGCGTGCTGTCCCAGGTCAAGCGCGTGATCCGCACCAACTACTCCAACCCGCCGACCCATGGCGCCAGCATCGTCGCCGCCGTGCTCAACAGCCCTGAGCTGCGGGCCCAGTGGGAAGCGGAACTGGCCGAAATGCGCCTGCGCATTCGCGGCATGCGCAACCAGATGGTGGACATGCTGGCCAAGGCCGCGCCGCAGCACGACTTCAGCTTCGTCGCACGCCAGAGCGGGATGTTCTCCTACTCCGGCCTGACCGTTGAACAAGTAACGCGCCTGCGCAACGAGTTCGGCATCTATGCCTTGGACACCGGCCGCATCTGCGTGGCCGCACTGAATCAGAACAACATCGATGCAGTGACCAAGGCCATCGTTCAGGTGATCTGA